One Glycine max cultivar Williams 82 chromosome 6, Glycine_max_v4.0, whole genome shotgun sequence DNA segment encodes these proteins:
- the LOC100812029 gene encoding Cyclin-B2-3-like: MEGSKENRVPPLPLIPSSNLQQGGGPRMKRLLHHHHRLPLGNISQNVMPHSHVNKLDLARKFTPHTVQHHFPQPHPQPQENKKQNLLAPTPSYQLDCDIVDIDDDDGDGSDDAVPVFVKHTEAMLDEIDKIEEVEMEDVEEEPVLDIDACDRKDTLAVVEYIDDIYSFYKDIENSSRVSPNYMNSQFDINERMRAILIDWLVEVHYKFELLEETLFLTVNLIDRFLERQAVIRKKLQLVGVTAMLIACKYEEVSVPTVEDFILITDKAYTRNEVLDMEKLMMNILQFKLSVPTPYMFMRRFLKAAHSDKKLELLSFFLVELCLVECKMLKFSPSLLAAAAIYTAQCSLYQFKQWTKTTEWYTDYSEEKLLECSRLMVTFHQKAGSGKLTGVYRKYNTWKYGCAAKIEPALFLLDN, from the exons ATGGAGGGCTCAAAGGAAAACCGTGTGCCTCCGCTTCCGCTCATACCCTCTTCGAATCTTCAACAAG GCGGTGGTCCAAGAATGAAGCGCCTACTCCATCACCATCACCGGCTGCCTCTCGGCAACATCAGTCAGAATGTTATGCCTCATTCTCATGTCAACAAACTAGATCTTGCCCG CAAGTTTACGCCACACACAGTTCAGCACCACTTCCCTCAGCCACATCCACAGCCTCAA GAAAATAAGAAACAGAACCTTTTGGCCCCGACCCCGAGTTACCAGTTAGATTGTGATATCGTAGATATTGATGACGACGATGGGGATGGCAGTGATGATGCCGTTCCGGTATTTGTCAAGCACACTGAAGCCATGCTTGACGAAATTGACAAGATA GAGGAAGTTGAAATGGAAGATGTAGAGGAGGAACCTGTTTTGGACATCGATGCCTGTGATAGGAAAGATACACTGGCAGTGGTTGAGTACATAGATGATATATACAGTTTCTACAAGGATATTGAG AATTCGAGCCGTGTCTCTCCAAATTACATGAATAGTCAATTTGACATTAATGAAAGGATGAGGGCTATTCTTATTGACTGGCTTGTTGAG GTTCACTACAAATTTGAGCTTTTGGAGGAGACGTTGTTCCTTACTGTCAATCTCATAGACAGGTTCTTGGAGCGTCAGgcagtgatcagaaagaaactTCAGTTAGTTGGTGTAACAGCCATGCTAATAGCTTGTAAGTATGAGGAGGTCTCAGTTCCTACCGTTGAGGATTTTATTCTCATAACAGACAAGGCATATACAAGAAATGAAGTTTTAGATATG GAGAAATTAATGATGAACATCTTGCAATTCAAGTTGTCTGTGCCTACTCCATACATGTTCATGAGAAGATTTCTTAAGGCAGCTCATTCTGATAAAAAG CTGGAGCtcttgtccttcttcttggtcGAGCTTTGCTTGGTAGAATGCAAAATGCTGAAGTTTTCACCATCTTTGCTGGCTGCTGCAGCCATTTACACAGCTCAATGTAGTCTGTACCAGTTTAAGCAATGGACTAAGACTACCGAGTGGTACACTGATTACTCAGAAGAGAAACTTCT TGAATGCTCAAGGCTGATGGTTACTTTCCATCAGAAAGCTGGATCGGGGAAACTCACAGGTGTATATAGAAAGTACAATACATGGAAGTATGGCTGTGCCGCGAAAATAGAACCAGCCCTGTTTCTACTGGATAATTAA
- the LOC100814189 gene encoding uncharacterized protein isoform X1: MEKRVAILQEWFDRVDSEKSGSITAVQLKTALAVGNLEFPLSVVQQMIRMYDFDRNEFVSLNNFLLKVQHAFSDLERGRGFLVPDDVFEALVKIGFMLDSPAFYSVCESFDQSENGRFQLDNLISICIFLQSARNLFNSFDTAKQGRVTLDLNQFVYCTANCRI; encoded by the exons atggaGAAGAGGGTAGCAATATTACAGGAATGGTTTGACCGCGTTGACTCGGAGAAAAGTGGAAGCATAACAGCGGTGCAGCTAAAG ACAGCTCTTGCTGTGGGCAACCTGGAATTTCCGCTCTCAGTGGTTCAGCAAATGATCAG GATGTACGATTTCGACCGGAATG AATTTGTTTCACTCAACAACTTCCTTCTTAAG GTTCAACATGCATTTTCTGATCTAGAGAG GGGTCGTGGTTTTCTTGTACCTGATGATGTATTTgag GCTTTGGTAAAAATTGGTTTCATGCTGGATTCTCCTGCTTTTTACTCTGTCTGTGAG AGCTTCGATCAAAGTGAAAATGGGAGGTTTCAGCTGGACAACTTAATATCAATCTGTATATTCTTACAATCAGCACG GAACCTGTTTAATTCATTTGATACAGCAAAACAAGGCAGAGTTACTCTCGATCTGAATCAATTTGTCTATTGTA CTGCCAATTGCAGAATATGA
- the LOC100814189 gene encoding uncharacterized protein LOC100814189: MEKRVAILQEWFDRVDSEKSGSITAVQLKTALAVGNLEFPLSVVQQMIRMYDFDRNGTMSFQEFVSLNNFLLKVQHAFSDLERGRGFLVPDDVFEALVKIGFMLDSPAFYSVCESFDQSENGRFQLDNLISICIFLQSARNLFNSFDTAKQGRVTLDLNQFVYCTANCRI, translated from the exons atggaGAAGAGGGTAGCAATATTACAGGAATGGTTTGACCGCGTTGACTCGGAGAAAAGTGGAAGCATAACAGCGGTGCAGCTAAAG ACAGCTCTTGCTGTGGGCAACCTGGAATTTCCGCTCTCAGTGGTTCAGCAAATGATCAG GATGTACGATTTCGACCGGAATGGTACTATGAGCTTTCAAG AATTTGTTTCACTCAACAACTTCCTTCTTAAG GTTCAACATGCATTTTCTGATCTAGAGAG GGGTCGTGGTTTTCTTGTACCTGATGATGTATTTgag GCTTTGGTAAAAATTGGTTTCATGCTGGATTCTCCTGCTTTTTACTCTGTCTGTGAG AGCTTCGATCAAAGTGAAAATGGGAGGTTTCAGCTGGACAACTTAATATCAATCTGTATATTCTTACAATCAGCACG GAACCTGTTTAATTCATTTGATACAGCAAAACAAGGCAGAGTTACTCTCGATCTGAATCAATTTGTCTATTGTA CTGCCAATTGCAGAATATGA